Part of the Diceros bicornis minor isolate mBicDic1 chromosome 2, mDicBic1.mat.cur, whole genome shotgun sequence genome is shown below.
cttttctCTGGAGGACTAAAGCTGCTGAATGATTGATTTTAAAGTGAATAGATGTCATGGATATACTAgcaattttcttaaataattggtttgtgttattttttattcaaGGGTAGATATCTTACTGTGAGTCTGAATGAAGAAATTTTGAGAAGAGGCCTTGGCAAAACTGTTCTTGTTCAAGGGCTAAATTATGATTCTAAAATCTATTGGACAATTCACAGAAACTTACTTAAAGCTGAATTAACAGccttaaaaaaaggagaaggaatatgGAAGGAAGAATCTGAAAAAGAAAGTTATTTGGAAAAATTCAAAGGCTCCTGGAGAGAAATATGGAAAAAagacagtaatttaaaaaaaattggatcAGATTTCAACTTGAAAAAAGAGAGTTATTATGACAAATTTAGAAGGACTTATGAAGCATGGAAAGACAACATGAAAAACTACTCCTTAATACTGAAGTTCAGAGAACTTATGAGTCGCATACACTTTCGTAGAAAAGAGTAAAACATTCCAAGAGATCTGGAGGTGACACACTCTGAGGAgtgaaatatgtaaatatatggatATTTTTCATTGAGTTGAAATGGAAATTTTCCCAAATGATCAAAGTTATCTGCTAATGGTATTTAAATATTTAGGAGATGATTGTTATGGATGTAATATCAGAATAATTTAAACAAATTGTGATTAATGTAATATACTTTTAGGAAAAATGAAACACTCTATAAAAAGTTACCAGGTTGAAGGATGTATACACACAGTGCTAATATTTGAAGAGAGAGCTTAACTATTGGCCATTGTGTTATAGTTATTTTGGGCAGccgtatttaatttttgtttaaagagagtatttgtttatttttccagttttatcaaCTTTGATGATTTATAATAAAGGAACTGCTTATACCTCATGTCTAAGGCTCCTCTTTTCTCCAACTGCTTTCTGACTGCTTGTGCATTTGGGGCAGTGCTGCAGGAGAGGCTCACTTAGACCATTCCTAGTAATAAATAATGGTAATTTCTACCTGTTGTTAGATGGATGAGGGACATAGCCTTGAGGACAAGATCATGAGGATGATTATGAGGACAAGAAGCAGTGTACCGAGGTTGGCAGCACAGAGGATAGAAAGAATAGGGTGCCTTATGACATTGTTGAGCCCCTAAAGTAGCCAATCCTTGAACTGTCTTGCCTCCCAATTTCTCTTTGTGAGAtagtaaatttcttttttcttttttctttttttttttttttgctgaggaagattagctaacatctgtgcccatcttcctccattttgtatatgggatgctgccacagcatggcttgatgagcagtgcatatgttCACACCAGGGATTTGAACTcacaaaccccaggcagccaaagcagagcgtgtgaacttaaccactatgccactgggccagcccctaaatttctttatttttaaagccagTTTGAGTTGGTTTGAGGATttgacatacacatatatgtacttGCTGCTAAAATCATCCTGATAGTACGGATttgacatacacatatatgtacttGCTGCTAAAATCATCCTGATAGTACAAGTTTCTTTTACAACTCCAGCAATAATCCACTAACATCCATAGTGTCTACAGAagtttttcttaatgatttgtgATACTGACAAAAGTCAGACGTGTCATCTGGTCCAAATAGTTGACTCCTGTTACAATCAATAATGCAGAATGAGAAGTTTACTGCTGCTGCCTGACTCCTGGTTAAAACATAACAGTGGATTTCCCAACATTTTCTAATTAAAcaacattaatttttaatgagGTCCAGAATCTTCCaaagattctttttttgtgtgattttatttcatctcctttgggGTAGGATAGGAAGTTACATTCTAATTTTTATTCCCTGGGTCTAATGcctcaatgttttattttgaggggatgttttatttttatttacagagAAGTTAACAGTTCATTTAAACTGGTTTTGTGGCAAGCTCTTGAgccattttcttttccagtttgccTCCCAGTGATGTCAGATCTCATTGTAGCTATCATTGTCATTAGTTCTGATGACCTCTACCAGCTCAGCTAGTGCGCTGTTGTCTTTCCAGTTAAGCTGTGTGAAGGTGAGGCTGGTACACGTCTTTCTGTGGACTAGATGGCCCAGTCTAACCTTTCCCTTCGTGATGAAGTAAGGAACCCTGATTTTATGGACAAGGTGGGcaagaagaaaaatagatcaatgggACTCCTGTCATGTGCAGTCCTCACGCTGAGTATTCTGTTCTCCACTTAGGTAGTGGCAGTGTGTAACACCCACTTGAAGGTTAGGAGAAATCCCATTGGCCAGCAGCTTTCTTCTGGGCCAACAACATCTGCTTTCCTGGCTTTTATCTCTGGTCTCTATTGCAGACCAGCTTGTTTGATGTTCTAAGGGCAAGGTGAAGTAGATCATTGGAGAGGCTAGATCTTTGTCACTGGAGATGGTCATAATGGGGCCATCTGAAAAAGTGGAAAATCTCCTTTTGGGCTGAATTTTTGACCAAAGCCCAGGTTATTTGCCTTTCTCAAATAGAGGATTTACTACTTCTTGGTCTCTTGTCTTCAACAGGGTCCATGACCACCTTTTCCCCTGGTCTTCTTGCCTTGCAGTATCTTGGGTATCAAacctgttgacttttttttttttttttggtgaggaagattagccctgagctaacatctgtgccaatctttgcctattttctatgtgggatgcctgccacagcatggcttgatgagcggtgcataggtctatgccggggatctgaacctgcgaaccccgggccgccgaagcagagcacacggacttaaccactacaccaccaggcaggctcCCTAAGcctgtttactttttaaatgtatttctatCAAAGGAATTTAATTCTTACTGTATTTCTAAAGGATTAGATTTTTATGGCCCTTTTCAGTCTACTTTGTCTTAGATCCACATTTCCTTttttgggttttatttatttttcattttccaatcATACTTATGTCTGAAATGTTGGCAGCAACACCAGCTTTATCATAATTAATGGTGAATAAAACGTGGGAGAAGAGTGAAAAACTATGCTATACATATGATCCAGCACTGTCATTATTTGGCAGCTAAAAGCGTATTCCAGCAACACCCAGAGAGGGAAAACAGACAAGCAAGATCTCCTCACATTTTGCTTTCTGTTGTGTTGATGTTTGTGTTGGTTCCACCCATGAAGCAGGTGTCCAAATACCGGCTGTTCTCCAACAATTTGGTCAGGGTTATTGTTCCATGAGGGCTCTCTAGGGGGTCCCTATCATAGTCTTCTTGCTTGACAGTCTTAcctctttctctccccacctgcttAACTGCCAAGGCAGTCTAGTCCACAGCCTTTTACTGCTGGGTCCCCACTGTCGGGGATGGCAGGGACACATGAGTTTGCTTGTGGAAGGTGACTCGCTTCACCACTCCACTCATGGTTGTGGGGGGGGGGATGTATTAGCAACTCTGCTCAGTCCTGCCACTTTTCATGGTGTCAGTTCAATTTACAGGAAACTCACGTGTTCTTAAACTAAGCGATGGGTATATGATTGGTATCCACCAGGCACTTCCTCTCTCTTGCTTCCCTCTTTTTATCGTGCTTCTTTCTCCTTGTCTCAGGAAAACAAGGTGCTGGCAGGTCCAGTAGCTTAGCAAATGTCAGAAAAGAGATAATCACTATTTCCCAACTTAGCGGAAACAGGACATGGCACCCACAGTTTGCAGAAAGGGGAATGAAGTGCTAATGTCAAACCTTCTCCTCCCCATGTGAacaggagagggaaggggtggTTGCTGCCCCATAGAcaggtgaacatgatgtagtctacaccgaaactgaaatataatgatgtgcacgTGGAATTTATATACTGCTATAAACCagtattacctcaataaaaaaaatcctatgcAAATAGAAAAAAAGTGGCTTTTTATAAAGAGGCGACATGGTTCGAGAAGCCAAGTAACAGCAGCATTTCAGAATTTCAAGGCACCGACAGAATCCTTACTTAAGCCACCGTTAAAAGGGATGGCAGATATACTATGGGGCAGCAGCTGCTGCAGGTTAGCTAGGGTGGAGATGTTTTCCCAGCTCTTCTTTGTGCTGAAGGGGAGGAAAAGTTTTCCTTGACCCTCTTGGGATCCCTGGTTggttctgaaaattaaactgacagagacagattaacaggaggaaaGCATACaagtttatttaatataagttttatgtgAACCCAAGAGCattccaaaagaaacaaaaacgcAAAGAAACAGACCTGAGCATTTTACGCCAGGTTTGAGGAAGAGTGAGTGCAGTCGTGGAGGAATATGATGGGTTAAGGAGTGTGTGTCAATTGTAGTCAACTGGGGTAAAGTGAGCAAGTCCTGTTTGTCTGGATTATTCTTGGCGTCCCTTTGTCTTTGCagataaggatgctcctttcctccaaCTGTAGGGAGGGCTACATGTGAGGattttatgacctgtttcaggAGAGAGGGGCCAAGGAAGAAGGAGGTCAGAGAGACCTTTGTGCTTCTGCCATTTcctcaaactccttcagcttaaaatactCAATATGCTCGtgtgccatattttggggtaggatgtcctgaaccccatcagtgGTTTGGAGCTTCTCTAATGCCATTACCAAGGCAGCTATTTCAATGAAGGCAAATGACAGGGAGAAAGTAATGCAAATTTATgcaaagactgaagaaaataaaaaacccaagattaaaaattaaaatgttaagaatagaaatttaaaagtaaaatagtaaaaatgcttaaaaatgaaCCAACTATACTTCTATTTCGAGATGGTTATTGAACTCATTCAACTTTCAttcaaattacctcaaaatatcaaacaaatattaaaatagaagaaaattgtaTCAATGATGGAAAGCAGGAGAAGATGCCATTGATTAGCCAGTATTTTGAAGTTTTGCGAACGGTGATGAAGTGGAAGTGGATTGAGATACTGACAGTTCTAGGATTCGGGATTCTTCAGGAAAGAAGGTGGGGTCCATGCCCTAGTCTGGGGTCTCTGAGTGATAAGAATTCCTTTTGGTCAGGTCCAGAGGTAGTTCCTCACAATCTGGACGCCTAAGACCAAGTGTCAATGCACCTAACATATAACAGGGAGGGAAAACAGGATGTTGATGCTTCATAGCATATGTCTCATCCTGCTGGACAGGGATGGTGATGACTCCTAGTCCTGGCAGTGGGTGAatttcttttcagtcaacctggggGCCCCAGTTCTGCTCTCTGGAAGATTGCCCTTATCCTCCATGGTCTCTTCAAAAGCAGGcattggaggggccagccccatggcttagcggttaagtgcgcgtgctccgctactggccgcctgggtttggatcccgggcgcgcaccgacgtaccgcttgtccagccatgctgagaccgcatcccacatacagcaactagaaagatgtgcaactatggcatactactatctactggggctttgtgggggggaaaaaaaaaaggaggaggattggcaatagatgttagctcggggctggtcttcctcagcaaaaagaggaggattggcatggatgttagctcagggctgatcgtcctcacacatacacacacaaaaaaaagtaggcATTGGGGAGGATCTGCCCTCTGAGGGCTGGACAGCTTTagagcttctttttttttggcagggaaggatttgccctgagctaacatctgttgccaatcttcctttttt
Proteins encoded:
- the C2H3orf33 gene encoding protein C3orf33 homolog isoform X2 translates to MAVAGVVVLLRSVRLTSKFTSSSEIPVEFIRRNVKLRGRLRRITENGLEIEHIPITLPIISSWRKEPCGVLLVKLAGVELTETGKVWLQKELKPSQLLWFQLLGKENSALFCYLLVNKGRYLTVSLNEEILRRGLGKTVLVQGLNYDSKIYWTIHRNLLKAELTALKKGEGIWKEESEKESYLEKFKGSWREIWKKDSNLKKIGSDFNLKKESYYDKFRRTYEAWKDNMKNYSLILKFRELMSRIHFRRKE